In Macrobrachium rosenbergii isolate ZJJX-2024 chromosome 19, ASM4041242v1, whole genome shotgun sequence, the following are encoded in one genomic region:
- the LOC136848819 gene encoding uncharacterized protein — translation MGDDNWPAYGTDENKEYRFRPIKGKTLRFQVKAAHDAHVALTSGAEETDPMVEVFIGGWEGAASAVRFKKADDLVKVDTPDILSEEEYREFWIAFDHDEIRVGKGGEWEPFMMCPVPEPFGITHYGYSTGWGAIGWWQFHNERKFNSDDSLTYNFEPAYGDTFHFSVACSNDAHLALTSGAEETTPMYEIFIGGWDNQKSAIRLSKGEDMIKVDTPDAVCCDEERKFYVTFRNGHIRVGYQDSDPFMEWTDPEPWKVTHVGFCTGWGASGKWQFEI, via the exons gtGATGACAACTGGCCAGCCTACGGTACCGACGAAAACAAGGAATATAGATTCAGGCCCATCAAAGGAAAGACCTTGAGATTCCAG GTCAAAGCCGCCCACGATGCTCACGTTGCCCTTACATCTGGTGCTGAAGAGACTGACCCTATGGTGGAGGTTTTCATTGGAGGATGGGAAGGTGCCGCATCAGCTGTTCGCTTCAAGAAAG CTGACGACCTGGTGAAAGTGGACACACCCGACATCTTGAGCGAAGAGGAGTACCGAGAGTTCTGGATTGCCTTCGATCACGATGAGATCCGAGTGGGCAAGGGGGGAGAGTGGGAGCCTTTCATGATGTGCCCCGTTCCAGAACCTTTCGGGATCACCCACTACGGTTACTCCACTGGGTGGGGCGCCATCGGCTGGTGGCAGTTCCACA ATGAACGCAAATTCAACAGCGATGACAGCTTGACCTACAACTTCGAGCCCGCCTACGGCGACACCTTCCACTTCAGCGTCGCCTGCAGCAATGACGCCCACTTAGCTTTAACGTCAGGCGCTGAGGAAACCACACCGATGTACGAGATCTTCATCGGTGGCTGGGATAACCAGAAGTCTGCCATTCGGCTTAGTAAAG GTGAAGATATGATTAAGGTCGACACCCCTGATGCAGTGTGTTGTGACGAGGAAAGGAAGTTCTACGTCACCTTCAGGAACGGACACATAAGGGTTGGCTACCAGGACTCTGATCCATTCATGGAGTGGACTGACCCTGAGCCATGGAAG gtaacTCACGTTGGCTTCTGCACGGGGTGGGGTGCCAGCGGCAAGTGGCAGTTTGAGATCTAA
- the LOC136848818 gene encoding uncharacterized protein has protein sequence MTTTTDTTTPFTERHHSGNTGHCQTQRSAASTENLEPMPENAGLPVPSQKTTKAATVPSQKITKATTSNSRFLHQRRNSRTAPAGRYGGNAVGLPAIQGRFRKNTRLDTRPHSSKRNSHPHVWHDDRTISILGRRYHWPFIIVDVKFPLLGADFLGHHGLLVDVARQRLLDTGTCHSRQLSTRPGMPTICSTAPNGYTSLLQKFPDVFKPELCHGLLVDIARQRLLDTGTFHSRQLSTRPGYSNCYTSLLQEFPDVFKPELRQSPGPSAKHSIFHHITTMGPPTHAKF, from the coding sequence ATGACGACGACAACAGACACAACAACGCCGTTTACAGAAAGACACCactcagggaacacaggacattgtCAAACCCAGCGCAGTGCTGCTTCCACAGAAAATTTGGAACCAATGCCAGAAAAtgcaggcctccctgttccttcacaaaaaacgacaaaagcaGCCACTGTTCCTTCACAGAAAATTACAAAAGCCACCACAAGTAacagcaggtttcttcatcagagacgaaattCCCGAACGGCCCCTGCTGGTAGATATGGAGGCAATGCAGTTggtcttcccgccatccagggaaggtttagaaaaaataccagaCTCGACacccgccctcatagcagcaaacggaactcccatccgcacgtATGGCACGACGAccggactatctcaattctgggacgcagataccactggcctttcatcATCGTGGATGtaaagttccccctgctgggcgcagatttcctaggacaccacGGACTTCTAGTCGACGTCGCaagacaacgcctcctcgacacaggaacctgccactcccgtcagctctccaccagacctggaatgcccaccatctgctccacagcccccaacggcTACACATCCCTCCTGCAGAAGTTCCCtgacgtattcaaaccagagctatgCCACGGACTCCTAGTCGACATCGCaagacaacgcctcctcgacacaggaaccttccactcccgtcagctctccaccagACCTGGCTATTCCAACTGCTACACATCCCTCCTGCAGGAGTTCCCtgacgtattcaaaccagagctacgccagtcacctgggccttcagcaaagcacagcatcttcCATCACATAACCACGATGGGCCCACCAACACATGCCAAGTTCTGA